One Chryseobacterium sp. StRB126 genomic region harbors:
- a CDS encoding alpha/beta fold hydrolase, whose protein sequence is MEKLILTTEDHASLTAHLFQPEKNNGKLLLMNSATGVKQQVYFSFAKYFAEQGFTVITYDYRGIGLSKPENMKGFHGSMRIWGSKDYKTLTTYIKNKFPEHRKFCLGHSVGALILGMNKDSEMFEELIFVGTQNAFVGNLRLKTKIEAYLGFGIVQPLTTSLLGYFPANWFGLGESLPKNCAYDWRTLILNKKSTNRLLEKIDDYSKNLTQKVFVVRAEDDVWLTEKGVLSLLNNTYPNLKPTYRLVKTTESEKKEIGHVNFFRNYNHKLWDIILNELID, encoded by the coding sequence ATGGAAAAATTAATACTTACCACAGAAGACCATGCTTCCCTGACTGCTCATCTTTTTCAGCCTGAAAAAAATAATGGGAAATTATTGCTTATGAACTCTGCCACAGGAGTAAAACAGCAGGTATATTTTTCTTTTGCCAAATATTTTGCTGAGCAGGGATTTACTGTGATTACTTATGATTACAGAGGAATAGGTCTGTCTAAACCGGAAAATATGAAAGGCTTCCATGGATCTATGAGAATTTGGGGTTCAAAGGATTATAAAACATTAACTACATACATTAAAAATAAGTTTCCAGAGCATAGAAAATTCTGTCTGGGACATTCTGTAGGTGCTTTGATTTTAGGGATGAATAAAGATTCCGAAATGTTTGAAGAATTAATATTTGTAGGAACTCAGAATGCTTTTGTAGGAAATCTCAGGCTGAAGACAAAAATTGAAGCGTATCTCGGATTCGGGATTGTACAACCATTAACCACTTCATTGCTGGGATACTTTCCTGCAAATTGGTTTGGGCTTGGAGAAAGTCTTCCGAAAAATTGTGCATATGACTGGAGAACCTTAATTTTAAACAAAAAATCAACCAACAGACTGTTGGAGAAGATTGATGATTATTCTAAAAATTTAACGCAGAAAGTATTTGTAGTTCGTGCAGAAGATGATGTCTGGTTAACGGAAAAAGGAGTTCTGAGCCTTTTAAACAATACTTATCCTAACCTTAAACCAACTTACAGGCTGGTAAAAACTACAGAGTCTGAGAAAAAAGAAATAGGACATGTTAATTTTTTTAGAAACTACAATCACAAGCTCTGGGATATTATTTTAAATGAACTGATAGATTAA
- a CDS encoding ribokinase, giving the protein MNFSSEQPKIIVVGSSSIDLVLETDKLPSPNETVLAVNSESYFGGKGANQAVGTARLGASVYFIGCVGMDPLGQQIMRNLVGENVNVGFVHETDKESTGTAYVTTSEGNAAIVVVPAANKYLSVSHIDEADRYFHTSDLILVQLEVSMDVVEYTVRKAKKYGKKVGLYASPAMRVNDAILEEVDFIVAKSNELFIIFGEEKREEVLKKYFNKVFVRDDTNSTIYFDGTEMKYYRKNKEKTVYKMGMGDAFTSGFAIALCHGNSVEDCVKFGNEVSSRVSGSKGSQTGLPRMSDFFS; this is encoded by the coding sequence ATGAATTTCTCATCAGAACAACCAAAAATTATCGTTGTAGGCAGCTCCTCAATAGATCTTGTTTTGGAAACCGATAAACTTCCTTCGCCTAACGAAACCGTTCTGGCTGTTAACTCAGAGAGTTATTTTGGCGGGAAAGGAGCCAACCAGGCAGTAGGAACTGCAAGATTAGGTGCCAGTGTTTATTTTATAGGTTGTGTTGGAATGGATCCCCTGGGACAGCAAATCATGAGAAATCTGGTGGGCGAAAATGTAAATGTAGGCTTCGTACATGAAACTGATAAAGAGTCAACAGGAACAGCTTATGTAACCACTTCCGAGGGAAATGCCGCTATTGTGGTAGTACCTGCAGCTAATAAATATCTGAGTGTCTCTCATATTGATGAAGCGGACCGCTATTTTCATACTTCAGACCTGATCCTCGTACAGCTTGAGGTTTCTATGGATGTTGTAGAATATACCGTAAGAAAAGCAAAAAAATATGGTAAAAAAGTGGGTTTATATGCTTCTCCTGCTATGAGAGTAAATGATGCAATTCTTGAGGAGGTAGACTTTATTGTTGCCAAAAGTAATGAGTTGTTCATCATTTTTGGAGAAGAAAAAAGAGAAGAGGTTCTTAAAAAATACTTTAATAAAGTGTTTGTAAGGGACGATACCAATTCTACCATTTATTTTGATGGTACAGAAATGAAGTATTATAGAAAGAATAAAGAGAAGACCGTTTATAAGATGGGAATGGGAGATGCATTTACTTCTGGATTTGCAATTGCCCTTTGTCATGGAAACTCTGTTGAAGACTGTGTGAAGTTTGGAAATGAGGTTTCATCCAGAGTTTCCGGAAGTAAAGGTTCACAGACCGGATTGCCGAGAATGTCAGATTTCTTTTCTTAA
- a CDS encoding DUF4241 domain-containing protein: MTHIENIKKLFSKDFVESPLLESFEVGKIYLSSGKLVACDPLITNDMLSFSTEFPKGEFSVILHKERDSNCVAYAEIIFNTAVIKDWKLATTSGQNIKELAEGEVFGYPVESGMGCFMDVDTQNSLNELEQKLYRNKGGDFMGIYEEFFHEYFFDENGAIDQYAFLKPSEAHPGTIFAFEAGYGDGFYASYIAYDKNQSPVKIITEFIEIS; the protein is encoded by the coding sequence ATGACACATATAGAAAACATAAAAAAACTATTTTCGAAGGACTTTGTAGAAAGTCCATTGTTAGAAAGTTTTGAAGTAGGGAAGATTTACCTTTCCAGTGGAAAACTGGTAGCTTGTGATCCCTTAATCACCAATGATATGCTTTCTTTTTCTACAGAATTCCCAAAAGGAGAATTTTCTGTGATATTGCATAAGGAAAGAGACAGCAATTGTGTAGCCTATGCAGAAATTATTTTCAATACTGCAGTAATTAAAGACTGGAAACTGGCGACTACTTCGGGACAGAATATTAAAGAGCTGGCAGAAGGAGAAGTATTCGGATATCCGGTAGAAAGCGGCATGGGCTGTTTCATGGATGTGGATACTCAAAACAGTCTTAATGAATTGGAGCAAAAGCTTTATCGCAATAAAGGCGGAGACTTTATGGGAATTTATGAAGAGTTTTTCCATGAATATTTCTTCGATGAAAACGGGGCGATAGATCAATATGCATTTTTAAAACCTTCAGAGGCTCATCCTGGGACTATATTTGCTTTTGAGGCCGGATATGGGGATGGTTTTTATGCCAGCTATATTGCTTATGATAAAAATCAATCACCAGTGAAGATTATTACAGAATTTATTGAAATAAGTTAG
- a CDS encoding GIY-YIG nuclease family protein, translated as MKQYFVYILRCSDNSYYTGVTSDIETRFSQHQSGKFP; from the coding sequence ATGAAACAGTATTTCGTATATATTTTAAGATGTTCTGACAACTCCTATTATACAGGAGTTACAAGTGATATTGAGACTAGATTTTCTCAACATCAGTCAGGTAAATTTCCTTAA
- a CDS encoding valine--tRNA ligase, translating to MQISEKYNPQETEQKWYNYWLENKYFHSEPNEKPPYTVVIPPPNVTGILHMGHMLNNTIQDVLVRRARMRGFNACWIPGTDHASIATEAKVVAKLKSEGINKSDITREQFLEHAWEWTNKYGGTILEQLKKLGCSCDWDRTRFTLEDKLSQQVIKSFVDLYNKGLIYRGYRMVNWDPEAKTNISDEEVIFKEQNGKLYFLKYKIEGSEEFLSVATTRPETIFGDTAVCINPNDERYAHLKGKNVIVPIVNRVIPIIEDEYVDIEFGTGALKITPAHDTNDYEIGQKHQLKMIDALDDDGNLNEHGLHYAGQNRFEVRKQIAKELEEKDLLLKAEDYVNKVGTSERTGAVIEPKVSVQWFLKMSEIAKPALDVVMDDEVKFYPDKFKNTYKYWMENIRDWNISRQLWWGQQIPAYYYGAGDEDFVVAETKDEALTLAKQKTGNQELTIEGLRQDDDALDTWFSSWLWPMSVFDGLLDPENKDINYYYPTSDLVTGPDIIFFWVARMIMAGLEYRKEVPFKNVYFTGIVRDKQRRKMSKSLGNSPDPLELMDKYGADGVRVGILLSSAAGNDLLFDEDLMLQGRNFMTKIWNAFRLINMWNHEDKPAIATDHQAIEWFENRLNKTILEINDQFEKFRISDALHLIYKLIWDDFCGWYLEAIKPNYGEGISKEVYNKTIYFFEELMKLLHPFMPFLTEELWQTISERNIEEALVVAQQKEAGAFDETIIKNFETAAELISGVRNYRQTKGISPREAAEIYTNATEFANEAVVRKLANVSEIHFGQKTDKPSFTFLVGATEVSIPLSENLDLGEEKAKTEEELKYLKGFLISVDKKLSNEKFVANAKPEIVEVERKKQKDALDKIAILEEKLKSL from the coding sequence ATGCAGATTTCAGAAAAGTACAATCCACAGGAAACAGAACAGAAATGGTACAATTACTGGTTGGAAAACAAATATTTCCACTCAGAACCTAATGAGAAACCACCATATACCGTGGTCATTCCGCCGCCAAATGTGACGGGGATATTACACATGGGACATATGTTGAACAATACCATTCAAGATGTTCTGGTCCGTCGTGCAAGGATGCGCGGGTTTAACGCTTGTTGGATTCCGGGAACAGATCACGCTTCCATTGCTACCGAAGCTAAGGTTGTTGCTAAACTGAAGTCTGAAGGAATCAATAAGTCTGATATTACCCGTGAACAATTCCTTGAGCACGCTTGGGAATGGACCAATAAATATGGAGGAACAATCCTTGAGCAGCTTAAAAAATTAGGATGTTCATGTGATTGGGACAGAACCCGATTTACATTAGAAGATAAGCTTTCACAACAGGTTATCAAAAGCTTTGTAGATCTTTATAACAAAGGGTTGATCTACAGAGGATACAGAATGGTAAACTGGGATCCGGAAGCGAAGACCAACATTTCAGATGAAGAGGTAATCTTTAAAGAGCAGAACGGAAAATTATATTTCCTTAAATATAAGATTGAAGGTTCAGAAGAATTCCTTTCAGTTGCTACTACACGTCCTGAAACTATTTTTGGAGATACTGCGGTATGTATCAATCCTAATGATGAAAGATATGCTCATTTAAAAGGTAAAAATGTAATCGTACCAATCGTTAATAGAGTAATTCCTATTATCGAAGATGAATATGTTGACATTGAGTTTGGAACAGGTGCTTTAAAAATCACTCCTGCACACGACACCAATGACTACGAGATCGGTCAAAAACATCAATTGAAAATGATTGATGCATTAGATGATGATGGTAATCTTAACGAGCATGGTTTACATTATGCGGGTCAAAACAGATTTGAGGTAAGAAAGCAAATCGCAAAAGAATTAGAGGAAAAAGATCTTTTACTAAAAGCGGAAGATTACGTAAATAAAGTAGGAACATCTGAGAGAACAGGAGCTGTTATTGAACCTAAAGTTTCAGTACAGTGGTTCCTTAAAATGTCTGAAATTGCTAAGCCGGCATTGGATGTCGTAATGGATGACGAGGTTAAATTCTATCCGGATAAGTTTAAAAATACTTACAAATACTGGATGGAAAACATCCGTGACTGGAATATTTCCCGCCAGCTTTGGTGGGGACAGCAGATTCCAGCATATTATTATGGTGCAGGAGATGAAGATTTTGTAGTCGCTGAAACTAAAGATGAAGCTTTAACATTAGCAAAACAAAAAACAGGAAATCAGGAATTAACAATAGAAGGTCTTAGACAGGATGATGATGCACTAGATACCTGGTTCTCTTCTTGGTTGTGGCCAATGTCTGTATTTGATGGATTGCTTGATCCTGAAAATAAAGATATCAACTATTATTATCCAACTTCTGACTTGGTTACAGGTCCGGATATTATTTTCTTCTGGGTAGCCAGAATGATCATGGCAGGATTGGAATACAGAAAAGAAGTTCCATTCAAAAATGTTTATTTTACAGGAATCGTAAGAGACAAGCAGAGAAGAAAGATGTCAAAATCTTTAGGGAACTCTCCGGATCCGCTTGAGCTAATGGATAAATACGGAGCTGATGGTGTTCGTGTAGGAATTCTATTGAGTTCTGCAGCAGGAAATGACCTTCTTTTTGATGAAGATTTAATGCTTCAGGGAAGAAACTTCATGACGAAGATCTGGAATGCCTTCCGTTTAATCAATATGTGGAATCATGAAGATAAGCCGGCTATTGCTACAGATCATCAGGCTATCGAATGGTTTGAAAATAGATTGAATAAAACCATTCTTGAGATCAACGATCAGTTCGAGAAATTCAGAATTTCTGATGCCCTGCATTTGATCTATAAATTAATTTGGGATGATTTTTGTGGTTGGTATCTTGAAGCGATCAAGCCTAACTATGGAGAAGGTATTTCTAAAGAAGTGTATAACAAAACAATATATTTCTTTGAAGAACTGATGAAGTTACTTCACCCGTTCATGCCTTTCTTAACAGAAGAGCTATGGCAGACGATTTCTGAAAGAAATATTGAAGAAGCTTTAGTGGTTGCTCAGCAGAAAGAGGCTGGTGCATTTGATGAGACCATCATTAAAAACTTTGAAACCGCAGCAGAATTGATCTCTGGAGTTAGAAATTACCGTCAGACAAAAGGGATTTCACCAAGAGAAGCCGCTGAAATATATACCAATGCTACTGAGTTTGCCAATGAAGCAGTAGTAAGAAAGTTGGCCAACGTTTCTGAAATTCATTTCGGACAGAAAACAGATAAGCCAAGCTTTACATTCCTTGTTGGAGCTACAGAAGTTTCAATTCCTTTAAGTGAAAACTTAGATTTAGGAGAAGAAAAAGCTAAAACTGAAGAAGAATTAAAGTATCTTAAAGGATTCTTGATTTCAGTAGATAAAAAGCTTTCCAACGAAAAATTTGTTGCCAATGCTAAACCTGAAATTGTAGAGGTAGAGCGTAAGAAACAAAAAGATGCTCTAGATAAGATTGCGATCTTGGAAGAGAAGCTGAAAAGTTTGTAA
- a CDS encoding DUF1573 domain-containing protein, with amino-acid sequence MKKLIAGIALFGTFALASAQTITFDKTTFDYGNIKPSSDGTRFFTVTNTGDKPLIISNVKPSCGCTTPEFSQDPIMPGKSAKIKVGYNTALTGGFNKMIEVFSNDPANSRSVIYIKGNVDANAPEPKVLTPAEQKEAAKAEKKAAKVAKKATAK; translated from the coding sequence ATGAAGAAATTAATCGCAGGAATTGCATTATTCGGAACATTTGCTCTTGCATCTGCACAAACAATTACATTTGATAAAACTACTTTCGACTATGGTAACATTAAGCCTAGTTCTGATGGTACAAGATTCTTTACAGTAACAAACACAGGTGATAAGCCTTTGATCATTTCAAATGTAAAACCATCTTGTGGATGTACAACACCAGAATTTAGCCAGGATCCGATCATGCCAGGAAAATCTGCTAAGATCAAAGTTGGATACAACACAGCTCTTACAGGAGGGTTCAACAAAATGATTGAAGTTTTCTCTAACGACCCTGCAAACAGCAGAAGCGTAATTTACATCAAAGGAAATGTAGATGCTAACGCTCCTGAGCCAAAAGTATTAACTCCTGCTGAACAGAAAGAAGCTGCTAAAGCGGAGAAAAAAGCTGCAAAAGTTGCTAAAAAAGCTACTGCGAAGTAA